GCTCAGCGGTTATCGTTGTCTCCGCGCGTCGGATTCGAATCGGCGGCGAGGGCGAGCGCCGTGGACCGGCGGGCAAAGAGACCCACCTGCTTGGCGCAGTTCGTGGCTATGGTGATCTGCCAGCTTTCGCCGGCCCAGTCGCTGCGAAAGACCTCCAGCGGTAATGCCGAAGCTCGCGGCCGGGCGGCACCGCAGCGCGGCGT
This sequence is a window from bacterium. Protein-coding genes within it:
- a CDS encoding DUF4372 domain-containing protein, whose amino-acid sequence is MVLTGSLLAQRLSLSPRVGFESAARASAVDRRAKRPTCLAQFVAMVICQLSPAQSLRKTSSGNAEARGRAAPQRGVRRRERASELRNLARSLRGVLERCRGLAREPKRSRFKTSSPRSTRL